A single Molothrus aeneus isolate 106 chromosome 9, BPBGC_Maene_1.0, whole genome shotgun sequence DNA region contains:
- the BARHL2 gene encoding barH-like 2 homeobox protein, with product MEGPSGSSFGIDTILSGGSTGSPGVMNGDFRPHGDGRPADFRSQATPSPCSEIDTVGTAPSSPISVSMEHPEPHLGVAESLPPPPHHLHLGPHPPPPPPPSLQPSPPQPPPPQLGSASSGPRTSTSSFLIKDILGDSKPLAACAPYSTSVPSPHHTPKQEGSAAPESFRPKLEQEDGKAKLDKRDDTQGDIKCHGTKEEGDREISSSRDSPPVRAKKPRKARTAFSDHQLNQLERSFERQKYLSVQDRMDLAAALNLTDTQVKTWYQNRRTKWKRQTAVGLELLAEAGNYSALQRMFPSPYFYHPSLLGSMDSTTAAAAAAAMYSSMYRTPPAPHPQLQRPLVPRVLIHGLGPGGQPALNPLANPMPGTPHPR from the exons ATGGAGGGGCCGAGCGGGTCCAGCTTCGGGATAGATACGATCCTGTCGGGTGGCAGCACCGGCAGCCCCGGAGTCATGAACGGAGATTTTCGCCCCCACGGCGACGGCCGGCCGGCGGATTTTAGGAGCCAGGCCACGCCGTCCCCCTGCTCGGAAATCGACACGGTGGGGACGGCGCCCTCATCGCCCATCTCGGTGAGCATGGAGCACCCCGAGCCGCACCTGGGGGTGGCGGAGagcctcccgccgccgccgcaccACCTCCACCTCGGCCCACacccgccgccgccaccgccgccgaGTTTGCAGCCGTCGCCCCCGCAGCCACCGCCGCCACAGCTGGGCTCGGCCAGCTCCGGCCCCAGGACTTCCAcctcttcttttttaattaaggaCATTTTGGGCGACAGCAAACCGCTAGCGGCGTGTGCACCTTACAGTACCAGCGTCCCCTCTCCCCACCATACTCCCAAGCAGGAGGGCAGCGCGGCACCGGAGAGCTTCAGGCCCAAACTCGAGCAGGAGGACGGTAAAGCCAAGCTCGACAAGCGCGACGACACGCAGGGGGACATCAAATGCCACG GGACAAAGGAGGAGGGCGACCGGGAGATCAGCAGCAGCCGGGACAGCCCGCCAGTGCGGGCCAAGAAGCCTCGGAAGGCACGAACAGCCTTCTCCGACCATCAACTCAACCAGCTGGAGCGCAGCTTCGAGCGGCAGAAGTACCTGAGCGTGCAGGACCGCATGGACTTGGCCGCCGCCCTCAACCTCACCGACACGCAGGTCAAAACCTGGTACCAGAACCGGAG GACGAAGTGGAAGCGACAGACGGCGgtgggcctggagctgctggccgAGGCCGGGAACTACTCAGCGCTGCAGCGGATGTTCCCCTCGCCCTATTTCTATCACCCCAGCCTGCTGGGCAGCATGGACAGCACGACGGCAGCTGCGGCGGCCGCAGCCATGTACAGCAGCATGTACCGGACTCCCCCCGCGCcgcacccccagctccagcgGCCGCTGGTGCCGCGGGTGCTGATCCACGGGCTGGGGCCCGGCGGGCAGCCGGCCCTCAACCCCCTGGCCAACCCCATGCCCGGCACCCCGCACCCCCGGTGA